In Cystobacter ferrugineus, one DNA window encodes the following:
- a CDS encoding chitinase encodes GCAPGKMYYGRGPIQLSWNGNYCAAGNALGVDLKNDPDRVARDATIAWRTGLWFWMTQAGAGPRPAHDAIVNGFGFGGTIMSINGALECYGRNPAQVQSRVNNYLNFTGKLGVSPGGNTGC; translated from the coding sequence GGCTGCGCGCCGGGCAAGATGTACTACGGCCGTGGCCCCATCCAGTTGTCGTGGAATGGCAACTACTGCGCCGCGGGCAACGCGCTCGGCGTGGACCTCAAGAACGACCCCGACCGGGTCGCGCGCGATGCCACCATCGCCTGGCGCACCGGCCTCTGGTTCTGGATGACCCAGGCGGGCGCGGGCCCCCGGCCGGCGCATGACGCCATCGTCAACGGCTTCGGCTTCGGTGGGACCATCATGAGCATCAACGGCGCCCTCGAGTGCTATGGCCGCAACCCCGCCCAGGTGCAGAGCCGCGTGAACAACTACCTGAACTTCACGGGCAAGCTCGGCGTGAGCCCCGGCGGCAACACCGGCTGCTGA
- a CDS encoding glutathione S-transferase family protein: MKLYASPLSTAAFKVLAVVHELALPVTLAPLDMMKGEHKSPAFLAKNPNGKVPVLEDDDGFCVWESNAILCYLAALKPGSGLMPMDARGVAQVQQWLQWQATTLAPSTTEVLMETVYAKMMGREKDEAKYVAGLEKVRRDLGILEGVLTQREFLCGSLTIADFSLVSNLLLRAPMGLELEAFPHVKAWVARLEARESVRKARPPL; this comes from the coding sequence ATGAAGCTCTACGCCTCTCCCCTTTCCACCGCCGCCTTCAAGGTGCTCGCCGTCGTGCACGAGCTCGCCCTGCCCGTCACCCTGGCCCCCCTGGACATGATGAAAGGCGAGCACAAGTCTCCCGCGTTCCTCGCCAAGAACCCCAATGGCAAGGTGCCCGTCCTGGAGGACGACGACGGCTTCTGTGTCTGGGAATCCAACGCCATCCTCTGTTACCTGGCGGCCCTGAAGCCCGGCAGTGGGCTGATGCCCATGGACGCCCGGGGCGTCGCCCAGGTGCAGCAGTGGCTGCAATGGCAGGCCACCACCCTGGCGCCGTCCACCACCGAGGTGCTGATGGAGACCGTCTACGCGAAGATGATGGGCCGCGAGAAGGACGAGGCGAAGTACGTGGCCGGCCTGGAGAAGGTCCGCAGGGATCTCGGCATCCTGGAGGGGGTACTCACCCAGCGCGAGTTCCTCTGCGGCTCACTCACGATCGCGGACTTCTCGCTCGTCTCCAACCTGCTGCTGCGCGCCCCCATGGGACTGGAGCTGGAGGCCTTCCCCCACGTGAAGGCCTGGGTGGCCCGCCTGGAAGCGCGCGAGAGCGTGCGCAAGGCACGGCCCCCGCTGTAA
- a CDS encoding serine/threonine-protein kinase PknK: MGKVLAGRFTLEDFAGRGGMGTVYRASDSSTGRRVALKLLHAATSPAAGLRFSREALLLEELHHPAIVSYVAHGTLEGGQPYLAMEWLEGEVLARRLLRKPLSPPEVVSLLSRAAEGLATAHRRNIVHRDIKPSNLFLREGRPEDVVLLDFGLARHAVPTLVGVTGSGAVVGTPGYMAPEQASSQSEISPAADIFSLGCVLYQCLTGKPPFEAPHFAAVLAKILFAEPVPLQKVRPGLPMGLQVLMERMLAKAPTQRLPDADSLLEALSELEPVPGLLLLQSGMDSRPHGLAGAEQKLVSVLLVSPRPMQEEETADWGQGVALRDALRLEVSPHGAQVELLADGSLVATMVPERGTATDLAALAARCALTFKERWPEAAVVLTTGLGIFNERLPVGEAMDRAGRLLRRVGGMPASPPVVMDEVTAGLLGPGFRLSRADSDTFLLQGEELSVDESRPLLGRPTPCVGREQELALLELAFTSCTEEPAARALLVTAPAGVGKSRLRYEFLRRLKRKELQPLVLMGRGDSMSTGASYGLLGQALRRLCGIGEGERQEEHRKRLFQRVSRHLPEARAREAVEFLGELCAIPFPEEEGSPRLRAARSDPRLLSAQVGRALVAFLKAECDHHPVLLVLEDLHWSDALTVAQVDEVLRELGEHPFLVLALARPEVKTLFPGLWSRSLQEVTLRGLSRKAGARLVREVLGPQVPDSVVQRAVEMSDGNALFLEELIRGVAEGRGEGVPETVLAVLQARLQRMKPGARQVLLAASVFGRAFWTGGVAELLGGQVANAALEQYLRLLVEQEVIERQPDSRISTEAEYRFRHALVRDAAYGLIPDSHRAVGHRLAATWLEQRSEPDPLVLATHHQLGAQPERAAHFYTRAAEQLFERYDMLGAMRCVDAALACGVDDGKSVRLRGLQAVVTFWMDDTPRSLALGSAVLDELEGGDRLWCWVLGGQILGGIYSGMRQEQLTRLKQLLRSTPPAPEAIVAYHWAIACMGLSFVFSGSRWELEDWLGEMGRVVADGPSRGWTGYIDGFFHYLFEPRPWHAFLRAEQGMRDFRELGVERDALVVQALQGLTLAALGDVPGAVERMREVLTVGRRLEANLMVGMATHFLSRILVDSPDPAHRQEAYELVREWVNIEDLYSFRRGFAHSVLAKVMLERGGVHEAEAHARKACALLAPFQADVVYARGILSNILLAQGKAAEARGVAALGVRELEETRGMGTYAVAMRLALAEACFAEGDAETGEAALRETLRCVRARASDIPDPDVREHFLRHVPENARTLELARERLGNAAT, encoded by the coding sequence ATGGGAAAGGTGCTCGCCGGCCGTTTCACCCTCGAGGACTTTGCCGGACGCGGAGGCATGGGCACCGTCTATCGTGCCAGTGACTCCTCCACGGGCCGCCGCGTGGCCCTCAAGCTGCTGCATGCCGCCACATCCCCGGCTGCGGGCCTGCGCTTCAGCCGCGAGGCTCTTCTGCTGGAGGAACTGCACCACCCCGCAATCGTCTCCTATGTCGCCCATGGTACCCTCGAGGGAGGCCAGCCCTATCTGGCCATGGAGTGGCTCGAAGGAGAGGTCCTGGCGCGCCGTCTGCTGCGCAAGCCCCTGAGCCCCCCCGAAGTCGTGTCGCTACTGAGCCGCGCCGCCGAGGGGCTGGCCACGGCTCATCGGCGGAACATCGTCCACCGCGACATCAAGCCCTCCAACCTTTTCCTGCGCGAGGGCCGGCCCGAGGACGTGGTGCTACTGGATTTCGGCCTGGCTCGCCATGCCGTGCCCACGCTGGTGGGAGTGACGGGCTCCGGTGCCGTGGTGGGCACCCCTGGCTACATGGCTCCAGAGCAGGCCTCCAGCCAGTCGGAGATCTCTCCCGCCGCGGACATCTTCTCGCTGGGGTGCGTGCTGTACCAGTGCCTCACGGGCAAGCCACCCTTCGAGGCTCCGCACTTCGCCGCCGTGCTGGCCAAGATTCTCTTCGCCGAGCCGGTGCCCCTTCAGAAAGTGCGTCCGGGTCTACCCATGGGCTTGCAGGTGCTGATGGAGCGCATGCTGGCCAAGGCCCCCACGCAGCGACTGCCGGATGCCGACAGCCTGCTGGAGGCGCTCTCCGAGTTGGAGCCGGTGCCTGGGTTGTTGCTGTTACAATCTGGGATGGACTCGCGCCCCCACGGCCTGGCGGGGGCCGAGCAGAAGCTCGTCAGCGTCCTGCTCGTGTCCCCGCGCCCCATGCAGGAGGAGGAAACGGCGGATTGGGGCCAGGGGGTCGCGCTGCGCGACGCGCTGCGCCTGGAGGTTTCTCCCCATGGCGCCCAGGTGGAGTTGCTGGCGGACGGCTCGCTGGTGGCCACGATGGTGCCGGAGCGCGGCACGGCCACCGACCTGGCGGCACTGGCGGCGCGCTGTGCGCTCACCTTCAAGGAGCGCTGGCCCGAGGCCGCGGTGGTGCTGACCACGGGCCTGGGCATCTTCAACGAGCGACTGCCGGTGGGCGAGGCCATGGACAGGGCGGGGAGGCTGCTGCGCCGAGTGGGCGGGATGCCGGCTTCCCCGCCGGTGGTGATGGACGAGGTGACCGCGGGACTGCTCGGGCCGGGCTTCCGGCTCTCGCGCGCCGATTCGGACACCTTCCTGCTGCAAGGCGAGGAGCTCAGCGTGGACGAGTCCCGCCCTCTGTTGGGCAGGCCCACTCCCTGTGTGGGCCGTGAGCAGGAACTGGCCCTGCTCGAGCTCGCCTTCACTTCCTGCACCGAGGAACCGGCCGCGCGGGCTCTGCTCGTGACGGCGCCCGCGGGCGTGGGCAAGTCGCGGTTGCGCTACGAGTTCCTGCGCCGCCTCAAGCGCAAGGAGCTTCAGCCGCTGGTGCTGATGGGGCGCGGAGATTCGATGAGCACGGGTGCCTCGTACGGGCTGCTGGGCCAGGCGCTGCGGCGGCTGTGTGGCATCGGGGAGGGGGAGCGCCAGGAGGAGCACCGGAAGCGGCTGTTCCAGCGCGTCTCCAGGCACCTGCCGGAGGCCCGGGCCCGGGAGGCCGTGGAGTTCCTGGGCGAGCTATGCGCCATTCCCTTTCCCGAGGAGGAGGGCAGTCCCCGTCTGCGTGCGGCCCGGAGCGATCCGCGATTGCTGAGCGCGCAGGTCGGCCGGGCACTGGTGGCATTCCTGAAGGCCGAGTGTGACCATCACCCGGTGCTACTGGTGCTGGAGGATCTCCACTGGAGCGATGCGCTCACCGTGGCGCAGGTGGACGAGGTGCTGCGGGAATTGGGCGAGCACCCTTTCCTGGTGCTGGCGCTGGCCCGGCCCGAGGTGAAGACGCTCTTTCCGGGCCTGTGGTCGCGGAGCCTGCAGGAGGTGACGCTGCGCGGGCTGAGCCGCAAGGCGGGGGCACGGCTGGTGCGTGAAGTGCTGGGGCCCCAGGTGCCGGACTCCGTCGTGCAGCGAGCCGTGGAGATGTCCGATGGCAACGCGCTCTTCCTGGAGGAACTCATCCGTGGAGTGGCCGAGGGGCGCGGGGAGGGAGTCCCGGAGACGGTGCTGGCGGTGCTCCAAGCGCGTCTGCAGCGGATGAAGCCGGGGGCGCGCCAGGTGTTGCTGGCGGCCAGCGTCTTCGGCCGTGCCTTCTGGACAGGAGGCGTGGCCGAACTGCTGGGCGGGCAGGTCGCGAACGCAGCGCTGGAGCAGTACCTGCGGCTACTCGTGGAGCAGGAGGTCATCGAGCGGCAGCCCGACAGCCGTATCTCCACCGAGGCAGAGTATCGCTTCCGGCATGCGCTGGTGCGGGATGCGGCCTACGGCCTGATCCCCGACAGCCATCGTGCAGTGGGCCACCGGTTGGCCGCCACCTGGCTGGAGCAGAGGAGTGAGCCGGATCCGCTGGTACTCGCCACCCACCACCAGCTCGGCGCGCAGCCGGAGCGCGCCGCCCATTTCTACACGCGGGCCGCCGAGCAGCTCTTCGAGCGTTACGACATGCTGGGGGCGATGCGCTGTGTGGATGCGGCCCTGGCCTGCGGCGTGGATGACGGGAAGTCCGTCCGGCTGCGCGGGCTCCAGGCCGTGGTGACCTTCTGGATGGATGACACGCCGAGGTCCCTGGCGCTCGGTAGTGCCGTCCTGGACGAACTGGAGGGGGGCGATCGGCTGTGGTGCTGGGTGCTGGGCGGACAGATTCTGGGGGGCATCTATAGCGGCATGCGCCAGGAGCAGCTCACCCGGTTGAAACAGCTCCTGCGGAGCACCCCACCGGCGCCCGAGGCCATCGTCGCCTACCATTGGGCCATCGCCTGCATGGGCCTCTCCTTCGTGTTCTCCGGCTCGCGCTGGGAATTGGAGGACTGGCTCGGAGAGATGGGGAGGGTGGTCGCGGACGGGCCGTCGCGAGGATGGACCGGGTACATCGACGGCTTCTTCCATTACCTCTTCGAACCCAGGCCGTGGCACGCGTTCCTACGGGCCGAGCAGGGGATGCGGGACTTCCGCGAGCTTGGCGTGGAGCGCGATGCCCTCGTCGTGCAGGCGTTGCAGGGGCTGACCCTGGCGGCGTTGGGAGACGTGCCCGGGGCCGTGGAGCGGATGCGGGAGGTCCTGACCGTGGGCCGGCGGCTGGAGGCAAACCTCATGGTGGGCATGGCCACGCACTTCTTGAGCCGGATCCTGGTCGACAGCCCTGACCCAGCGCACCGGCAAGAGGCGTATGAGCTGGTGCGCGAGTGGGTGAACATCGAGGACTTGTATTCCTTCCGGCGGGGCTTTGCCCACTCCGTGCTGGCGAAGGTGATGCTGGAGCGTGGAGGGGTGCACGAGGCCGAGGCGCATGCGCGCAAGGCCTGTGCGCTGCTGGCTCCATTCCAGGCCGACGTGGTCTACGCGCGCGGGATCCTCAGCAACATCCTGCTCGCCCAGGGGAAGGCCGCGGAGGCCCGCGGGGTGGCGGCGCTCGGTGTGCGCGAGTTGGAGGAGACGCGTGGCATGGGCACCTACGCGGTGGCCATGCGCCTGGCGCTGGCGGAAGCCTGCTTCGCGGAGGGAGACGCCGAGACGGGAGAGGCTGCCCTGCGCGAGACCTTGCGGTGTGTGCGGGCCCGCGCCAGTGACATCCCCGACCCCGATGTCCGCGAGCACTTCCTGCGCCATGTGCCCGAGAACGCCCGCACCCTCGAGCTGGCCCGCGAGCGCCTGGGCAACGCCGCGACGTAG
- a CDS encoding serine/threonine-protein kinase produces the protein MDETTASMVPAGASPPPTTPRLGDGAELAFPVPGWDRYQYVRFLGQGGMGRVFLAYDPRLRRQVALKFVRDDHPELTHRFLSEARAQAKVNHERVCKVYEVGEVNRKFFISMQYVEGRPLGALAHELTVEQKALVLRDAALGVHEAHRAGLIHRDIKPSNIMVERGEDGVPRPYVMDFGLARDWNEGVTVTGTVLGTPHYMAPEQARGEVARLDRRADVYSLGATLYALLTGQPPIQGGNGLEVLNNLATVEPLPPRALDRDIPPDLEAITLKCLEKERSARYDSARALADDLNRFLAGEPVLARTGPGYWLRKQLRKHRFLLSAATAALLAMAVAVVWGALARHEASERERLARHFTELVERIEATTRYSALSRLHDAREDRQAIQSLHAQMEKLEAEIRQGGEQALGPGHYALGRGALALGDPEKAREHLESAWQHGFREPRVAYALALALGQLYQPQLLEVEQIRDAPELRESRLRDIERRYRDPALAYLKQSQGSAEVPSAEYVAALIAFYEGRLDDALARLDAVSSKQPWIYEAPKLRGDILVARFHKHRREENLDGAKADLEAGRKAYAAAASIAESVPAVYRGLAQLETTEMIIQVITQGDIMPAYTRSQDALMQCLAVAPDDYMCWVELARLHVNLTLYQRNMGGSEVEEVIAKAIKAAEHALALAPTRREARMALARSFLILARRRRANGPDTRELFRKAADLLESVRPNDRDLEFHRQFSNIFFWWASYEKSLGENSLGHMDRGIQELQAALAIDDRVFDIWIQLGDNYFARAENRHNPEPDRDQAQALLAYNRARSINPKQAKTYVIVGLYYLRRAQWLRNRGGDPMPDLMNALMLCRQGFTIDPKWPGLYHVMGFALQKQARETWERGGNPFPLLDQARASIDQAISAAPVQGITYNPTSLRVLGMILTQRASYLRARGEDPSLSLREAEEVLKRDLKGRPNFVNLISVHVIRAGFNVDRGRAPGPDLARAEKELRNVLTQNRNDEEAWLQLGEVQALRAKWRARSGRARAEDFEEATKSYEKAIGLEPDELEHLLRLGQHCYTWATWQKQSGGEHGLVLKRGLALADQILKIRPDWREAQDLRANLLRASQ, from the coding sequence TTGGACGAGACGACGGCCTCCATGGTGCCGGCTGGCGCGAGCCCCCCGCCCACCACTCCACGGCTGGGGGATGGCGCGGAGTTGGCCTTCCCGGTCCCTGGATGGGACCGTTACCAGTACGTGCGGTTCCTCGGTCAGGGGGGCATGGGGCGGGTGTTCCTCGCCTATGACCCCAGGTTGCGCCGACAGGTGGCCCTCAAGTTCGTCCGCGACGACCACCCCGAACTCACCCACCGATTCCTCTCCGAGGCCCGCGCCCAGGCCAAGGTGAATCACGAGCGCGTCTGCAAGGTGTATGAGGTCGGAGAGGTCAACCGGAAGTTCTTCATCTCCATGCAGTACGTGGAGGGTCGGCCACTGGGCGCTCTCGCGCACGAGCTCACCGTCGAGCAGAAGGCCCTGGTGCTCCGGGACGCGGCCCTGGGAGTGCACGAAGCCCACCGCGCCGGCCTCATCCATCGCGATATCAAGCCCTCCAACATCATGGTGGAGCGCGGAGAGGACGGTGTCCCCAGACCCTACGTCATGGACTTTGGGCTGGCGCGCGACTGGAACGAGGGCGTGACGGTCACCGGCACCGTGCTGGGGACTCCCCACTACATGGCCCCCGAGCAGGCCCGCGGAGAAGTCGCCCGGCTGGATCGCCGGGCGGATGTCTACAGTCTGGGCGCCACCCTCTACGCCCTCCTCACCGGACAGCCCCCCATCCAGGGCGGCAACGGACTGGAGGTGCTCAACAACCTCGCGACCGTGGAGCCGCTCCCACCGCGTGCGCTGGACCGGGACATCCCGCCAGATCTGGAGGCCATCACTCTCAAGTGTCTGGAGAAGGAGCGCTCCGCCCGCTACGACTCGGCGCGAGCCCTGGCTGACGACCTGAACCGTTTCCTCGCGGGAGAGCCCGTGCTGGCACGCACGGGCCCCGGGTACTGGCTGCGCAAGCAGCTGCGCAAGCACCGGTTCCTCCTGTCGGCGGCCACTGCCGCGCTCCTCGCCATGGCCGTGGCCGTGGTCTGGGGAGCCCTGGCCCGCCACGAGGCATCCGAGCGCGAGCGCCTCGCTCGCCACTTCACCGAGCTGGTGGAGCGCATCGAGGCCACGACCCGCTACTCCGCGCTCTCCCGTCTCCACGATGCACGGGAGGACCGCCAGGCCATCCAGAGCCTCCATGCCCAGATGGAAAAGTTGGAGGCGGAGATCCGCCAGGGCGGCGAGCAGGCGCTGGGTCCGGGTCACTACGCGCTGGGGCGAGGAGCCCTCGCCCTCGGAGACCCTGAGAAGGCCCGTGAGCACCTCGAGTCCGCGTGGCAGCACGGATTCCGCGAGCCGCGGGTCGCCTATGCGCTCGCCCTAGCTCTGGGGCAGCTCTATCAGCCGCAACTCCTGGAGGTGGAACAGATCCGCGACGCACCCGAGCTGCGGGAGTCTCGGTTGCGAGACATCGAGCGCCGCTATCGCGACCCGGCGCTCGCGTACCTCAAACAGAGCCAGGGATCCGCCGAGGTGCCATCGGCCGAGTACGTCGCGGCGCTCATCGCCTTCTACGAGGGCCGCCTCGACGACGCCCTGGCCCGACTGGACGCCGTGAGCAGTAAGCAACCATGGATCTACGAGGCCCCCAAGCTGCGCGGGGACATCCTCGTGGCACGGTTCCACAAGCACCGGCGCGAGGAAAACCTCGACGGGGCAAAGGCCGACCTGGAGGCTGGCAGGAAGGCTTACGCCGCCGCAGCATCCATCGCCGAGAGCGTTCCCGCCGTGTATCGGGGCCTCGCGCAACTCGAAACCACCGAGATGATTATACAAGTCATCACTCAGGGTGACATAATGCCCGCCTATACCCGCTCTCAAGACGCGCTCATGCAGTGCCTCGCGGTCGCACCAGATGACTACATGTGTTGGGTGGAGTTGGCACGCCTGCACGTCAACCTGACCCTGTACCAGCGCAACATGGGTGGTAGTGAAGTGGAGGAAGTCATTGCGAAGGCCATAAAGGCCGCCGAGCACGCCCTCGCTCTTGCCCCCACACGGCGCGAAGCCCGGATGGCCCTGGCACGCAGCTTCTTGATTTTGGCGCGCCGCCGCCGGGCCAATGGACCGGATACGCGCGAGCTATTCCGCAAAGCCGCTGACTTATTGGAGAGCGTTCGCCCGAACGACCGAGACCTTGAATTCCACCGCCAGTTCTCTAACATCTTCTTTTGGTGGGCCAGCTACGAGAAGAGCCTCGGTGAAAACTCACTGGGCCACATGGACAGGGGTATACAAGAGTTGCAGGCAGCCCTTGCCATCGATGATCGCGTGTTTGACATCTGGATACAACTTGGCGACAATTACTTTGCCCGGGCGGAGAATCGCCACAACCCCGAGCCGGATCGTGATCAAGCGCAAGCTCTGCTTGCGTACAACAGGGCGCGGAGCATCAACCCCAAGCAAGCAAAGACATATGTGATCGTGGGATTATACTACTTGCGCCGGGCCCAGTGGCTGCGCAACCGTGGCGGGGATCCCATGCCAGACCTGATGAACGCCCTGATGCTGTGCCGGCAGGGATTTACAATTGATCCCAAATGGCCGGGACTGTACCATGTCATGGGTTTTGCGCTCCAGAAACAGGCGAGAGAGACCTGGGAGCGGGGCGGAAATCCCTTCCCTCTGCTGGACCAGGCCCGAGCGTCCATCGACCAAGCCATAAGCGCTGCGCCGGTGCAAGGCATCACCTACAACCCTACTAGCCTCAGAGTCCTCGGAATGATTCTCACCCAGCGCGCCAGCTACCTGCGCGCTCGCGGAGAAGACCCGAGCCTGAGCCTGCGCGAGGCAGAGGAGGTATTGAAGCGTGACCTCAAAGGGCGACCGAACTTCGTCAACCTGATCTCGGTCCATGTCATCCGAGCAGGTTTCAACGTGGACCGCGGGCGCGCTCCTGGACCAGACCTCGCACGCGCCGAGAAAGAACTCCGCAACGTACTGACGCAGAATCGCAACGATGAGGAAGCATGGCTTCAGCTCGGCGAGGTGCAGGCGCTCCGCGCCAAGTGGCGAGCACGCAGTGGAAGGGCCCGGGCCGAGGACTTCGAGGAGGCGACGAAGTCCTATGAAAAGGCGATCGGGCTGGAACCGGACGAACTGGAACACCTCCTCCGGCTTGGCCAGCACTGCTACACGTGGGCCACCTGGCAGAAGCAGTCAGGAGGGGAACACGGCCTGGTGTTGAAGCGCGGGCTCGCGCTGGCCGACCAGATATTGAAAATCCGGCCCGACTGGCGCGAGGCTCAGGACCTTCGCGCCAACCTGCTCCGAGCCAGCCAGTGA
- a CDS encoding FAD-dependent oxidoreductase codes for MSDAPYRIRGGNEQLPRAIAAHLGAEALQSGMTLEALARTPAGACALTFSSPGGRVTRVLADIVLLTLPFAVLRGLDYGRSGFDALKHQAIQELGRGRQSKQHLQFTRRLWSEQGSRPAPGTGGSYSDAGYQATWEASRGLPGEHGLLVGYAGGAFATPWRHGSPRPPRRSRR; via the coding sequence GTGTCCGATGCGCCCTACCGCATCCGGGGTGGCAACGAGCAACTCCCCCGGGCCATCGCCGCGCACCTCGGAGCCGAGGCCCTCCAGAGCGGCATGACCCTGGAAGCGCTCGCTCGCACTCCGGCGGGTGCCTGCGCGCTCACCTTCTCGTCGCCGGGTGGCCGGGTGACGCGGGTGCTGGCGGACATCGTGTTGCTCACGCTGCCCTTCGCGGTGCTGCGCGGGCTGGATTACGGGCGCTCGGGCTTCGATGCGCTCAAGCACCAGGCCATCCAGGAGTTGGGCCGGGGCCGCCAGAGCAAGCAGCACCTCCAGTTCACGCGGCGCCTGTGGAGCGAGCAGGGGTCCCGTCCGGCTCCTGGCACGGGCGGCAGCTACTCCGACGCCGGATATCAGGCGACCTGGGAGGCCTCGCGCGGTCTGCCCGGGGAACACGGCCTCCTCGTCGGGTACGCCGGAGGCGCCTTCGCGACGCCATGGAGACACGGGAGCCCGCGGCCACCTCGGCGCTCGCGTCGGTGA
- a CDS encoding FHA domain-containing protein: MSEYSGIHGMWGGNEGTRVRAPWARRRRPGPLDAREAFRAAYGRLKSLADVTRGPAVLGVAVDGRGRVVDAVSVEPGHSLIIGRHTGCGLRLPSDTIALRQLVLYAQSGAPGAAPDVRLWDLNTEQLFHTEDGEPNAAVIAQGLLYAAVEEYSLLFLPTRGGGSARSWPEWAEEAWEALPPRHFIDQRAPSADRRRHSRHLRLDGQEYHTNVTRLGPLMLLSGHERPEAAWGSLRLVGAEREEEHHISLARLEQGVLLGRYERCGIVLAAEGLGLSRVHLLLVRTGGEVLAIDTASTNGTWRGPVEVQTTVLEDSDSLELGESLVLHWRRLPRRSSTMG, encoded by the coding sequence ATGTCTGAGTATTCGGGAATTCACGGCATGTGGGGAGGGAACGAGGGCACCCGGGTCCGCGCACCCTGGGCGCGGCGGAGGCGACCAGGTCCCCTCGATGCGCGCGAGGCCTTCCGGGCCGCCTATGGCCGGTTGAAGAGCCTGGCCGACGTCACCCGGGGTCCGGCGGTGCTCGGGGTGGCGGTGGACGGCCGCGGGCGCGTGGTCGATGCGGTGAGCGTCGAGCCAGGCCACTCGCTGATCATCGGCCGGCACACCGGCTGCGGGCTCCGGCTTCCGTCCGACACCATCGCGTTGCGGCAGCTCGTGTTGTACGCGCAGTCCGGTGCTCCGGGGGCCGCGCCGGACGTCCGGCTGTGGGACCTCAACACCGAGCAGCTCTTCCACACCGAGGACGGCGAGCCCAACGCGGCGGTCATCGCCCAGGGCCTGCTCTACGCCGCGGTGGAAGAGTACTCGCTCCTCTTCCTCCCCACCCGCGGGGGGGGCTCCGCGCGATCCTGGCCGGAGTGGGCCGAGGAGGCCTGGGAGGCGCTCCCGCCGCGCCACTTCATCGACCAGCGGGCTCCCTCCGCCGACCGCCGCCGGCATTCGCGTCACCTGCGGTTGGACGGCCAGGAGTACCACACGAATGTCACCCGGCTGGGTCCGCTGATGCTCTTGAGCGGGCACGAGCGGCCCGAGGCCGCCTGGGGCTCGCTGCGGCTGGTGGGCGCGGAGCGCGAGGAGGAGCACCACATCTCCCTGGCGCGTCTGGAGCAGGGCGTGCTGTTGGGCCGCTACGAGCGCTGCGGCATCGTGCTGGCGGCGGAGGGCCTGGGCCTGTCGCGCGTGCACCTGCTCCTGGTCCGCACGGGCGGGGAGGTGCTGGCCATCGACACCGCCAGCACCAACGGAACCTGGCGGGGCCCCGTCGAGGTCCAGACGACCGTGCTGGAGGACTCGGACAGCCTCGAGCTGGGAGAGTCCCTCGTCCTCCACTGGCGCCGCCTGCCCCGGCGCTCCAGCACCATGGGTTGA